One window of the Montipora foliosa isolate CH-2021 chromosome 4, ASM3666993v2, whole genome shotgun sequence genome contains the following:
- the LOC138001022 gene encoding zinc finger MYM-type protein 1-like: protein MYQQISSTLQTDSRKTADEASTVTNLPRETLASSTHAYGPQYPDVFCENRSVSTLTEAEKISLLICKWDSEDLCKYKFPLRNISGYNRRLNPKVMKQASWLRYSPSADSVYCGYCYLFGVQAFRTSDWSNISKFVDRHVGENASHHTAVARGQAFIDVHRGAPDIRQQLQNQRVQAIEENRAILKSITEVVVTMTRQNISLRGHVPEESNFNSLMALVAQHNSTLRHHLENARGNAKYTSPEIQNELLDLSAQQIVNNIVSDCKKAGCYAFIADESTDVSVKEQISVCVRFVQKGNNGRHIIREEFLSFVDADKGTNAEALTTKFLEALNNLGLPLDQMRAQGYDGASVMSGHINGVQARIQRQNPKAAYIHCRAHVLNLCIVHSSKLPLIRNIMDTMQEVSLAFKFSAKRFLVFQEQLRQNADVREEMGRQSKLKVLCETRWASRADCLNVFVTSFQVIVDTLNELSESGDNKARGLHSSILKWDFIVTAVILQHIFECTHRLSVYLQC from the exons ATGTATCAGCAAATAAGCTCAACATTGCAAA CTGATAGCCGAAAAACAGCTGACGAAGCTAGCACGGTTACTAACTTACCAAGAGAAACTCTTGCTTCGTCAACACACGCTTATGGCCCCCAATACCCTGATGTATTCTGTGAAAATAGATCGGTATCTACGCTCACTGAAGCTGAGAAAATCTCTCTTTTGATTTGCAAGTGGGACAGTGAAGACCTTTGCAAGTACAAGTTCCCATTAAG AAATATATCAGGATATAATCGCAGACTTAACCCAAAGGTTATGAAGCAGGCCTCATGGCTACGATACAGCCCATCCGCTGATTCCGTTTATTGTGGTTACTGCTATTTGTTCGGTGTACAGGCCTTCCGTACTTCCGATTGGTCCAATATATCAAAGTTTGTTGATCGGCATGTTGGTGAAAATGCATCGCATCATACAGCTGTTGCAAGAGGTCAGGCCTTCATAGATGTCCACCGTGGCGCTCCTGACATTCGCCAGCAACTTCAGAACCAAAGAGTCCAAGCAATTGAGGAAAACCGTGCAATTTTAAAAAGCATAACTGAAGTTGTGGTAACAATGACAAGACAGAACATATCTTTGAGGGGGCATGTCCCGGAAGAAAGCAACTTTAATTCCTTGATGGCGTTGGTTGCACAGCACAATTCCACCTTGCGTCATCATCTGGAAAATGCACGGGGCAATGCGAAGTACACAAGTCCAGAGATACAGAATGAACTTTTAGATCTTTCTGCTCAGCAGATTGTGAATAACATTGTTTCCGATTGTAAGAAGGCAGGGTGCTATGCCTTTATCGCCGATGAATCTACAGACGTTTCAGTAAAGgaacaaatttcagtttgtgtACGTTTTGTGCAAAAGGGAAACAATGGGAGACACATCATACGTGAGGAGTTTCTGTCGTTTGTTGACGCTGACAAAGGAACGAATGCAGAGGCGCTGACAACAAAGTTCTTGGAGGCCCTAAACAATCTTGGTCTTCCTCTTGATCAAATGAGAGCCCAAGGATACGACGGTGCCAGCGTCATGAGCGGGCATATTAATGGCGTACAAGCGCGAATTCAACGACAGAATCCAAAGGCTGCATATATTCATTGCCGAGCCCACGTGCTAAACCTATGCATTGTTCACTCCTCGAAACTACCACTCATCAGAAATATTATGGATACCATGCAAGAGGTGTCGCTGGCGTTCAAGTTTTCTGCGAAGCGGTTTCTGGTTTTCCAGGAACAGCTTAGGCAAAACGCAGATGTAAGGGAAGAGATGGGGAGGCAGTCCAAACTAAAAGTTCTCTGCGAGACAAGATGGGCATCTAGAGCGGATTGCTTGAATGTCTTCGTCACCTCATTTCAG GTTATTGTTGACACACTTAATGAGCTAAGTGAGAGCGGAGACAACAAAGCTCGGGGGCTGCACTCATCTATCCTAAAATGGGACTTCATAGTAACGGCCGTGATCTTGCAGCATATATTTGAATGTACCCACCGATTATCAGTATACCTTCAG TGTTAA